In one Nitrospirota bacterium genomic region, the following are encoded:
- the accB gene encoding acetyl-CoA carboxylase biotin carboxyl carrier protein: protein MNLDEIKALIDLLKDTDISEIELEREGVKVKLRREKQQSSIEVVEKRPRVSEPASESVPEAEDTSHLVTVTSPIVGTFYTAPSPDAEPFIEVGSRVKVGQVLCIIEAMKLMNEIESEVEGTVVRMLVENGRSVEYGEPLFLIEPA, encoded by the coding sequence ATGAACCTGGACGAGATAAAGGCACTTATTGACCTCCTGAAGGATACGGATATATCCGAGATCGAGCTTGAGAGGGAGGGAGTAAAGGTAAAACTGAGGCGTGAGAAGCAGCAGTCCTCAATAGAGGTTGTGGAGAAAAGGCCCAGGGTTTCTGAGCCGGCGTCTGAATCAGTGCCTGAAGCAGAGGATACATCCCATCTTGTTACTGTCACATCTCCGATTGTCGGTACCTTCTACACTGCCCCTTCTCCTGATGCAGAACCCTTTATTGAGGTTGGCTCAAGGGTTAAGGTGGGACAGGTTTTATGTATTATCGAGGCAATGAAACTGATGAACGAGATCGAGAGTGAGGTGGAAGGGACAGTGGTGAGAATGCTGGTTGAAAACGGTCGGTCTGTAGAATACGGTGAGCCCCTCTTCCTGATAGAGCCGGCATGA
- the efp gene encoding elongation factor P — MISTSDFKRGTKIEFRGEPYEILDFQHVKMGRGSAFVRTKMKGLRTGKIIEETFSSGDKVPKPELEEKEMQYLYKQDNLCYFMDTETYEQVPVTEEQLGDSLKYLKENMNVYILYYKGEAIAVELPIFVELKVAQTEPGFKGDTASGGSKPAILETGASVKVPFHINEGDIIKVDTRTGEYIERVKG, encoded by the coding sequence ATGATTTCAACAAGTGATTTCAAGCGGGGCACCAAGATAGAATTCAGGGGAGAGCCTTATGAGATACTGGACTTTCAGCATGTGAAGATGGGCAGGGGCAGTGCCTTTGTCAGAACGAAAATGAAGGGTCTCAGAACGGGAAAGATAATCGAAGAGACATTCTCCTCCGGGGACAAGGTGCCAAAGCCCGAGCTTGAGGAGAAGGAGATGCAGTATCTGTATAAGCAGGATAATCTCTGTTATTTTATGGATACCGAGACCTATGAGCAGGTTCCTGTTACAGAGGAGCAGCTTGGTGATTCTCTGAAGTATCTCAAGGAGAATATGAATGTCTATATCCTATACTATAAAGGTGAAGCGATTGCAGTTGAGCTGCCCATTTTTGTTGAGCTGAAAGTGGCTCAGACAGAGCCTGGATTTAAGGGAGATACTGCTTCAGGTGGCAGCAAACCTGCTATACTTGAGACAGGTGCAAGTGTGAAAGTTCCATTTCATATAAATGAGGGAGATATCATCAAGGTTGATACACGCACAGGTGAATACATAGAGAGGGTGAAGGGATGA
- a CDS encoding Xaa-Pro peptidase family protein — MDRIESIRERVSEKRLKAFLVSSIINIRYLTGFRGSSALLLITKKDAFFFTDFRYREQAAREVRGCEIIVPVGALLRRVKKTLKSLRKTSLAFEFTAPYSLYHDLKRSFALRAVKEMVESLRLKKEKEEVRLIKKAVRRAEEAFVETRPAIRKGVTERAIALRLEESLRRRGCQRIPFDIIVASGENAALPHASVSDRRLKAGDLVVIDWGGEAGGYFSDMTRTLLIKGSDIEGKLKMYNTVLKANRSAIRTAVAGVRASEVDRAARDLIKEAGFGDFFGHGTGHGVGLDIHESPRISLISRDTLGQGMVFTIEPGIYVPGVGGVRIEDMVYIGEKGSRVLTRLPKRPEII; from the coding sequence ATTATAAATATTCGTTATCTCACAGGCTTCCGGGGTTCTTCAGCATTACTGCTTATCACAAAAAAAGATGCATTCTTCTTTACGGACTTCAGATACAGGGAGCAGGCGGCCAGGGAGGTAAGGGGATGCGAAATTATCGTGCCTGTCGGGGCATTGCTGCGCCGTGTAAAGAAGACCCTCAAGTCCCTCCGAAAAACTTCCCTTGCTTTTGAATTTACCGCCCCCTACAGCCTGTATCATGACCTTAAAAGGAGCTTTGCGCTCAGAGCCGTGAAGGAGATGGTTGAGTCACTCAGGCTGAAGAAGGAGAAGGAGGAAGTCAGGCTGATTAAAAAAGCTGTAAGACGCGCTGAAGAGGCCTTTGTTGAGACAAGGCCGGCAATAAGAAAGGGTGTGACAGAGAGGGCGATTGCACTCAGGCTTGAAGAATCGCTTAGGAGGAGGGGCTGTCAGCGCATACCGTTTGATATAATAGTGGCCTCAGGAGAAAATGCCGCCCTTCCACATGCCTCGGTGTCGGATAGAAGGCTTAAGGCAGGAGACCTGGTGGTTATTGACTGGGGTGGAGAAGCAGGGGGGTATTTTTCTGATATGACGAGGACCCTTCTGATAAAAGGTTCCGACATCGAGGGTAAGCTAAAGATGTATAATACAGTGTTGAAGGCCAACCGTTCTGCAATCAGGACAGCCGTTGCAGGAGTAAGGGCGAGTGAAGTGGACAGGGCCGCAAGGGACTTGATTAAAGAAGCGGGTTTTGGAGATTTTTTTGGCCATGGTACCGGGCACGGCGTTGGGCTTGATATACATGAGTCTCCTCGTATATCATTGATAAGCAGGGATACCCTCGGCCAGGGCATGGTCTTTACCATCGAGCCAGGCATTTATGTGCCGGGTGTGGGAGGGGTTAGAATAGAGGATATGGTTTATATTGGTGAGAAGGGTTCAAGGGTTTTGACCCGTTTGCCGAAGAGGCCGGAGATTATATAG